A genome region from Flavobacterium sp. includes the following:
- a CDS encoding Crp/Fnr family transcriptional regulator: MIASELLEKYGALKKSFEKGEIIFEEGNLPTHYYQIISGEIKMSNYNDDGREFIQGIFYKGQSFGEPPLFLNQKYPANSIAVEDSEVLLLPKLNFMKLLEENASISIKIIENLAQRLYYKSVMAAEISTHEPEHRVLKLIDHGIAYFNFKKDQNGFLINFTRQQIGDLTGLRVETVIRAIKALEKKGELKIINRKVYR, translated from the coding sequence ATGATTGCCTCTGAATTATTAGAAAAATATGGTGCCTTAAAAAAGTCTTTTGAAAAAGGTGAAATTATTTTTGAAGAAGGAAATCTGCCTACGCATTATTATCAGATAATTTCGGGCGAAATTAAAATGAGTAATTACAATGATGACGGACGCGAATTTATTCAGGGAATATTTTATAAAGGACAGTCTTTTGGTGAACCGCCATTATTCTTAAACCAAAAATATCCGGCCAATTCAATTGCGGTTGAAGACAGCGAAGTTCTTCTTCTTCCAAAACTGAATTTCATGAAATTGCTCGAAGAAAATGCCTCAATAAGCATCAAAATAATAGAAAATCTTGCACAGCGTTTGTATTATAAATCGGTAATGGCGGCAGAGATTTCTACGCATGAACCTGAACATCGTGTTTTAAAATTAATCGACCACGGAATTGCTTATTTTAATTTTAAAAAAGACCAAAACGGATTCTTAATTAATTTTACGAGACAACAAATTGGCGATTTAACGGGTTTACGGGTCGAAACGGTTATTAGAGCCATAAAAGCTTTGGAAAAAAAAGGCGAATTGAAGATAATTAATCGAAAAGTATATAGATAA
- the pnuC gene encoding nicotinamide riboside transporter PnuC — protein sequence MIDFFLNSYKNTPLWHIALEFLVFVFGILSVWLAKKENIWVYPTGLIATVISVYLLYIAGYIGDMIINGYFSIMSIYGWYVWAKGGTVEDNLPITRTTFNEKIIGVLLFFVTIFVVFGIYKYFDYKIHNDNYVDMISSGIFFAGMWYMARKKIENWTLWIIGDIIVVPLYAYRGLGMLSLQYLIFTILAISAYLEWRKILDSKKQPS from the coding sequence ATGATTGACTTTTTTCTTAATAGTTATAAAAATACTCCCTTATGGCATATTGCTTTGGAGTTTCTGGTATTTGTTTTTGGTATTTTAAGTGTTTGGCTGGCTAAAAAAGAAAATATTTGGGTGTATCCAACTGGTTTAATTGCAACAGTAATTTCTGTATATCTTTTATACATTGCAGGTTATATTGGCGATATGATTATCAATGGATATTTCTCAATTATGAGTATTTATGGCTGGTATGTATGGGCAAAAGGAGGAACGGTAGAAGATAATCTGCCAATTACCCGCACAACTTTTAATGAAAAAATAATTGGAGTTTTATTGTTTTTCGTAACCATTTTCGTAGTTTTCGGGATTTATAAATATTTCGATTACAAAATACACAATGACAATTATGTCGATATGATATCGTCTGGGATCTTTTTTGCAGGAATGTGGTACATGGCAAGGAAAAAAATCGAAAACTGGACACTTTGGATTATCGGTGATATTATTGTAGTGCCGCTTTATGCTTATAGAGGCTTAGGGATGCTGTCACTTCAATATTTAATTTTTACAATTTTAGCTATTTCAGCTTATTTAGAATGGAGAAAAATCTTAGACAGCAAAAAACAACCATCATAA
- the arfB gene encoding alternative ribosome rescue aminoacyl-tRNA hydrolase ArfB: protein MDVEKIISELSFKAVRSSGAGGQNVNKVSSKVVLTFDLNASQALSEEEKLLLQSNISARLTSENILILNCDEDRSQLKNKEIVTKRFLEIIKKGLYVSKVRKATKVPKSVIKKRIKDKKNISDLKQSRRKPNID from the coding sequence ATGGATGTAGAGAAAATCATATCAGAGTTAAGTTTTAAAGCGGTTAGAAGTAGCGGAGCTGGAGGACAAAATGTAAATAAAGTTTCGTCGAAAGTCGTTTTAACTTTTGATTTAAACGCATCGCAGGCTTTATCTGAAGAAGAAAAACTCTTATTGCAAAGTAATATTTCTGCTCGTTTAACTTCTGAAAATATTCTAATTTTAAATTGTGACGAAGACCGTAGTCAGCTTAAAAACAAAGAAATTGTTACTAAAAGATTTTTAGAAATCATTAAAAAAGGATTATACGTTTCGAAAGTCAGAAAAGCAACAAAAGTTCCAAAATCTGTAATTAAAAAAAGAATTAAAGACAAAAAGAATATTTCTGATTTAAAACAATCGAGGAGAAAACCAAATATAGATTAA
- a CDS encoding DUF4301 family protein, with translation MEKNLRQQKTTIIKIALFGPESTGKTTLAKQLAEYYETEWVPEFARDYLQQKWEENQHICTADDMMPIAYGQTALENEKLAQANKYLFCDTNLMVTKVFSEVYYGFCDPLLNEAALEHNYDLFFLTDIDVPWEKDDIRDTPEGRETVFSVFKQTLIDTKKPFITLSGDKESRLAKATMIVDALAVLKEKGLSSEDFVEIYNHGIPFENIVKQLEIFKNGIAKSNLISPATINNGILSLSEADFQEKASFFDNQKEELKIKKFVPASGAATRMFKFLTAFLNDFDIEKETINAYINRKNDKELAIFIIGMDKFPFFETVYEKLKEIYPDFDALERDYKNYYFIKLLLSQDYYNSANKPKAVLPFHLYKTHIANPIEEHLNECVHYATSKKVSNLHFTVSEIHQELFEKAIDEVKEKIEEESGTKINIGYSYQNKSTDSINVDTKNNIVRSTNGNLVFRPGGHGALIENLNNLESDIIFIKNIDNVIQNHIDKITLYKKALGGILIEVQQKVFHYLNAIEKQQIKENNLAEIVEFLMQKLNVKLTKDFNKFTFENKIVKIKELLDRPIRVCGMVKNEGEPGGGPFWVMNEKGEISLQIVETSQVDLTNKNQVQILEEATHFNPVDLVCGIKNYKGEKFDLKQFVDQKSGFIVEKSVEGRPVKSYELPGLWNGSMSNWLTVFVAVPLITFNPVKTVNDLLKPAHQPQ, from the coding sequence ATGGAGAAAAATCTTAGACAGCAAAAAACAACCATCATAAAAATTGCTTTATTTGGCCCTGAAAGTACAGGTAAAACAACTTTAGCAAAACAGCTTGCAGAATATTATGAAACCGAATGGGTTCCGGAATTTGCACGCGACTATCTACAGCAAAAATGGGAGGAAAATCAGCATATTTGTACTGCCGATGATATGATGCCTATTGCTTACGGGCAAACTGCATTAGAAAATGAGAAACTCGCCCAAGCCAATAAATATTTATTTTGCGATACCAATTTAATGGTAACCAAAGTTTTCTCTGAAGTATATTACGGTTTTTGCGATCCGCTTTTAAACGAAGCGGCATTAGAACATAATTATGATTTGTTTTTTCTAACGGATATTGATGTTCCCTGGGAAAAAGATGATATTAGAGATACTCCAGAAGGAAGAGAAACCGTATTTTCTGTCTTCAAACAAACTTTAATAGATACTAAAAAGCCTTTCATAACACTTTCAGGAGATAAAGAAAGCCGTTTGGCAAAAGCTACAATGATTGTTGATGCTTTGGCAGTTTTAAAAGAAAAAGGATTATCGTCTGAGGATTTTGTAGAAATCTATAATCATGGTATTCCGTTTGAAAATATTGTAAAACAATTAGAAATATTTAAAAACGGAATTGCAAAAAGTAATTTAATAAGTCCGGCAACAATCAACAACGGAATTTTAAGTTTATCTGAGGCTGATTTTCAAGAAAAAGCATCATTTTTTGATAATCAGAAAGAAGAATTAAAAATCAAAAAATTTGTTCCTGCTTCTGGTGCGGCAACCAGAATGTTCAAGTTTCTGACTGCTTTTTTAAATGATTTTGACATAGAAAAAGAAACTATAAATGCTTATATCAACAGAAAAAATGATAAAGAACTTGCCATTTTTATTATCGGCATGGATAAGTTTCCTTTTTTTGAAACAGTTTATGAAAAGCTAAAAGAAATATATCCTGATTTTGATGCTCTCGAAAGAGATTACAAGAACTATTATTTTATAAAATTATTATTATCTCAGGATTATTATAATTCAGCAAACAAACCAAAAGCGGTTTTACCTTTCCATTTATATAAAACACATATTGCAAATCCTATTGAGGAACATTTGAATGAATGTGTGCATTATGCGACATCAAAAAAAGTTTCAAATCTGCATTTTACCGTTTCAGAAATTCATCAGGAATTATTTGAAAAGGCAATTGATGAGGTAAAAGAAAAAATTGAAGAAGAATCCGGAACTAAAATTAATATAGGATATTCTTATCAAAATAAAAGTACAGATTCAATCAATGTAGATACAAAAAACAATATTGTTAGAAGTACAAATGGCAATTTGGTTTTTAGACCAGGCGGACACGGTGCTTTAATTGAAAATTTAAACAATCTGGAATCAGATATTATTTTTATAAAAAATATAGACAATGTAATTCAAAATCACATTGATAAAATCACGTTATACAAGAAAGCTTTAGGCGGAATTTTAATCGAAGTACAGCAAAAAGTATTTCATTATTTAAATGCTATTGAAAAGCAGCAGATAAAAGAAAATAATCTTGCAGAAATTGTGGAGTTTTTAATGCAAAAACTGAACGTTAAACTCACTAAAGACTTTAATAAATTTACTTTTGAAAATAAAATTGTAAAAATTAAAGAGCTTCTGGATCGACCAATTCGAGTTTGTGGAATGGTGAAAAATGAAGGAGAACCAGGCGGAGGACCGTTTTGGGTAATGAATGAAAAAGGTGAAATTTCTCTGCAGATTGTAGAAACCTCACAGGTTGATTTAACAAATAAAAATCAAGTTCAGATATTAGAAGAAGCGACCCATTTTAATCCGGTTGATTTAGTTTGCGGAATTAAAAATTACAAGGGAGAAAAGTTTGATTTAAAACAATTTGTAGATCAAAAATCAGGTTTTATTGTAGAAAAAAGTGTTGAAGGCAGACCAGTAAAAAGCTATGAACTTCCGGGATTATGGAACGGATCAATGTCTAACTGGTTAACTGTTTTTGTTGCCGTTCCGTTGATTACTTTCAATCCGGTAAAAACGGTAAATGATTTATTAAAACCGGCGCATCAGCCTCAATAA
- a CDS encoding geranylgeranylglyceryl/heptaprenylglyceryl phosphate synthase, with protein sequence MEQKILTIHQQILDAKKKGQKLLAILLDPDKILLENLGRLIEKINQSPATHIFVGGSIVQNNILEELITELKQKTNLPVILFPGDPSQISSKADGILFLSLLSGRNPDYLIEYQVQAAPILKKTNLEVISTGYILIESGNETAVARVSKTEPLNRENFDLALATAQAGEMLGNKLIYLEAGSGAKKPVPLEMISLIAQNIEIPVIVGGGIVDLHGIKSAYNAGADLVVIGTAFENDSHFFDS encoded by the coding sequence ATGGAGCAAAAAATACTCACGATTCACCAACAAATTTTAGATGCTAAAAAAAAGGGTCAAAAACTATTGGCTATTCTTTTAGATCCCGATAAAATTCTTTTAGAAAATTTAGGACGATTAATTGAAAAAATCAATCAGTCGCCTGCTACGCATATTTTTGTTGGAGGAAGTATTGTTCAGAATAATATTTTAGAAGAATTGATTACGGAATTAAAACAAAAAACCAATTTACCGGTCATTTTGTTTCCAGGAGATCCTTCTCAAATTTCATCAAAAGCCGACGGTATTTTATTTTTGTCGCTATTATCAGGTCGAAATCCGGATTATTTAATTGAATATCAGGTACAGGCAGCGCCAATTTTAAAGAAAACAAATCTCGAAGTAATTTCAACAGGATATATTTTAATTGAAAGCGGCAATGAAACTGCAGTTGCCCGAGTTAGTAAAACGGAACCGCTTAATCGTGAAAATTTCGATTTGGCCCTTGCAACCGCTCAAGCTGGCGAAATGCTCGGAAACAAATTAATTTATCTGGAAGCCGGAAGCGGGGCAAAAAAGCCAGTTCCGCTGGAAATGATATCGTTAATTGCTCAAAACATAGAAATTCCTGTAATTGTTGGGGGAGGAATTGTAGATTTGCACGGAATTAAAAGTGCTTACAATGCCGGTGCAGATTTAGTAGTTATTGGAACTGCTTTTGAAAATGACAGCCATTTTTTTGATTCATAA